The sequence below is a genomic window from Candidatus Thiodiazotropha endoloripes.
TATCCTGTCTCCCGCCTTCATACCAGCCTTGTCGGCCGCTTCACCAGGCACAATCTCACCAATCACCGGGGGTATCTCCGGTCGGTCGGGGGTCAATCCCAGATTGGTCAGCAGCTGCCCCTCTTCCGCCATCGTCGCAAGATCCTGGCTCGGCAGCAGAACCTGACGTTCACCCTGCTGCGGATTGGTCACACCAATCTGCAGGGTATCCTTATCCAATGCCTGGGAGAGCATCGCATAGACCACATTCTCCCAGGTGGGAGTGGCTTTACCGGAAACCGAGGTAATCCGGTCACCAACCACAAAGCCGCTCTGCTGCGCCAGGGAGCCCTCCTCCACCTTGCCGACCAGCGGTTTGAGGCCGCTATCACCGGTCACGAAAATCAGCCAGAAGGCAAAGATCGCAAACAGAAAATTAAACAGGGGACCGGCGACCACAATCGCACTGCGCACCGGCAGGGACTGGCGGTTGAACGCCTGATTCTGCATTGCCTCGGGAACTGGTGCCTCCCGCTCATCGAGCATTTTCACATAGCCGCCGAGTGGGATGGCCGCAACAACATACTCAGTACCATCAACCTGACTGGTCTTTTTCCACAACGGCTTGCCGAAGCCGATCGAGAAACGCAACACCTTGACGCCCAGTTTACGCGCCACCCAGAAGTGGCCGAATTCATGCACGGCAATCAGGATTGCCAGTGCAACAAGAAACGAGATGATGGTGAAGAGTAGTGAATTCATTATGTCTAATCAGCTGATACCGCAGCTTGAGACCCTTTTCTGCACGACTTGTTCCGCCATGGTTCGCGCCTTACGGTCCGCTTCCAACAGGCTCTCCAGGTCTTTGACCTGATCCACCGGCTGCCGTTGCATCGTCTCCTCGACCACTTCAGCAATACCGGTAAAACCGAGACGCTGATTGAGAAACGCATCCACCGCCACCTCATTGGCCGCATTCAGCACCGCGCTGGCGGTACCGCCGCTCTGGATTGCCTGATAGGCCAGGCCCAGGCAAGGAAACCGCTGGGGATCCGGTGGCTCAAAATCGAGACGGCCGATCTGAAAAAGATCCAGACTTTCAACCCCGGACTGAATCCGGTTCGGCCAGGCCAGCGCATGGGCAATCGGTGTCCGCATGTCCGGCTGTCCCAGCTGGGCGAGCACCGAACCATCCTCATACTCAACCATGGAGTGGATGACACTCTGGGGATGCAACACGACCTCAATCTTATCCGCCCCGGCCTGAAACAGCCAGTGCGCCTCGATCACCTCCAGCCCTTTGTTCATCATGGTTGCCGAGTCGACTGAGATCTTCCTGCCCATCTCCCAGTTTGGATGGGCACAAGCCTGATCGGGGGTGACGTCATGCAGCGTTTCCACCGGGGTTTCACGAAAGGGTCCACCGGATGCAGTCAGCAGAATACGCTTCACTCCGGACTGCATCAGATTGCCCTGATAATCCTCCGGCATGCACTGGAATACGGCATTGTGTTCACTGTCGATGGGAAGCACCAGTGCATTGTGCGCCTTCACCTCCTGCATGAACAGGTCTCCGGCCACCACCAACGCCTCTTTATTCGCCAGCAGCAGACGCTTGCCGGCCCGCACAGCCGCAAGCGCCGGTAACAAACCGGCCGCACCGACGATTGCCGCCATCACATAGTGAGCCTGCGGCATGGCTGCCGCAATCTCCAGGCCGCGCAGCCCGGAGAGCACTTCAATCGCCAGTCCGCGCTGATTCAACCCTTTCGCCAACTGGTCGGCACAGTGTGGATCGCCCATCACCGCAATCTTCGGCTGAAACCTTTCACACTGGTTCAGCAGCCCCTCCACATCCCGATTGGCGGTCAAGGCGACGACCTGGTACTGATCCGGATGTCTGGACACCACATCCAGGGTGCTGATGCCGATCGAGCCAGTCGATCCCAGAATCGTCAAACCTTTCATCACGCTTCCCCCAACAGGGTCAGGCCGAAGAGAAATACTGGAGCCGCGGCCGTCAGACTATCGATACGATCCAACATACCACCATGTCCGGGTAGCAGGGTACCACTGTCCTTCATCCCCCTCTGACGCTTCAACAGACTCTCGAACAGATCACCGACCACCGAGGAGAGCATGGTAACCAGACAGAGAATCAAGATCAGTATCGATTTCAGAACAGAGCTCTCCAGCCACCAGATTAGAACGAATCCGCACAGCAGCGCACTGGCCATGGCACCATACACACCCTCCCTTGTCTTGCCCGGGCTCACCTCAGGTGCCAGCTTATGACTCCCCCAGCGATGCCCGGCAAAATAGGCTCCCACATCCGCACTCCAGATCAGCATCAGTACAAACAGCATCAAACCGGGACCGAAACCGGGTATCTGATGCAGGGTGATCAGCGCAAGCCAGGGGGGAAGCAGCACAATGATTCCCTCCAGCCCTTTCAACAGCGAGTTTTCAGATGGGATCTGATCCGACCGATAACGCATAATCCGCACCAGCACAAAACACCACCATACAACCGCGAGGCCGGTAATGACAGAAATCCACGATGGGGGCAACCAAAGGTAGCTGCAACATAGCAGTAGCAGCATCAGCAGCGTATAGAGCAGTTGTTGGGGCAGATCGGTAAAACCACTCAGTCTGGCCCATTCCCGACTCCCCACCAAGACCACGACGGCGAGCAGCAGGGCGACATAACCGGTTGGCAGCAGCAGCACTGAGGAGATGACCAGTGGGGCCAGAATCAGGGCTGTGATCACACGCTGCTTCAGCATATCGGACGGCTCAGGAGGCTTCAGCAGTCTGTCCCTGAACCTGCTCTCCGGTACGACCGAAACGACGTTGTCGGCCTGAAAAATCCTGAATTGCCGCTTCCAGGGCCTGGTCATCGAAGTCGGGCCAGAGCAGATCAGTGAAGTAGAGTTCGGTATAGGCACACTGCCACAACAGGAAATTGCTGATCCGTTTTTCACCGCCGGTGCGAATGAACAGATCGGGTTCCGGAACCCCGGAAAATGAGAGCTGCTGTGCCAGCGCCTGCTCATCGATCTGTTCAGCGGAGAGTTCTCCCGATGCGACCGATTGGGCCAGGGATCTTGCAGCCTGAGTGATATCCCAGCGACCTCCGTAGTTGGCGGCCACCTGTAACAGCAGGCCTTGGTTGGATGCGGTCTGCTGCTCCGCATCGGCGATCTGCTGCTGCAGCTTTTTGGAGAATGCACTGCGATCGCCAATCACTTTAAGTTTGACCTGATTGCGATCGAGACGTTTGACCTCTTTCCTCAAGGAGCGGATGAAAAGGTCCATGATCAGATTGACCTCTTTGGCGGGCCGACGCCAGTTCTCGCTGCTGAAGGCAAACAGGGTCAGAACCGGTATCTGACGCACCACACAGGCTTCAACCACCCGCCGTACAGCATCGACACCCGCCGGATGACCGGCGTAACGCGGCAGGCCACGCTTTTTCGCCCATCGGCCATTGCCATCCATGATAATCGCCAAATGCCGAGGCAGTTCTGCGACGACAGTATCGGAGTCCTTTGTCATGCCGCTTGTCATAGAGATTTCATTAGGCTCTTCAGGAGGATCAAATCTCCATCAAGTCCTTCTCTTTCTCCTCCAGCAACTCATCAACCTGTTTAATGTGTTTGTCTGTCAGATTCTGGATCAGTTCCTGTCCGCGGTGTTCATCATCCTCTGAAATCATCTTCTCTTTAACCAGATCCTTGAGATCATGGTTCGCATCACGACGGATGTTGCGCACCGCGACTTTGGCCTGCTCAGCCTCCTGGCGGACGACTCGAATCAGATCTTTGCGCCGCTCTTCGGTCAGCGGCGGCATCGGCACCCGCAAAACCGAGCCGGCACTCATCGGGTTGAGTCCCAGATCGGAAGTCATAATCGCCTTCTCCACAACCGAAACCATGTTCTTTTCCCAGGGCACCACGGTCAGCGTGCGAGCATCCTCGACATTGATATTCGCCACCTGGCTGATCGGTACATCCGATCCATAGTAGTCGACCCGGATATGATCCAGCAGAC
It includes:
- the rseP gene encoding sigma E protease regulator RseP; the protein is MNSLLFTIISFLVALAILIAVHEFGHFWVARKLGVKVLRFSIGFGKPLWKKTSQVDGTEYVVAAIPLGGYVKMLDEREAPVPEAMQNQAFNRQSLPVRSAIVVAGPLFNFLFAIFAFWLIFVTGDSGLKPLVGKVEEGSLAQQSGFVVGDRITSVSGKATPTWENVVYAMLSQALDKDTLQIGVTNPQQGERQVLLPSQDLATMAEEGQLLTNLGLTPDRPEIPPVIGEIVPGEAADKAGMKAGDRIIRVDDQPVTDWAEWVNYVRERPDQTMLIEVSRERESLIIEVTPKTVIPDQGEPYGRIGAGVEQIPSDLWDDYRAIVRYGPLESVGQAINKSWDLSVLMLRMLGKMIIGEVSVKNLSGPISIADSAGKSASFGLVYFIKFLAVVSISLGVLNLLPIPVLDGGHLFYFLIEAIKGKPLSDRFMEQGQKIGLLILLGVMSLAFYVDLNRFLG
- the ispC gene encoding 1-deoxy-D-xylulose-5-phosphate reductoisomerase: MKGLTILGSTGSIGISTLDVVSRHPDQYQVVALTANRDVEGLLNQCERFQPKIAVMGDPHCADQLAKGLNQRGLAIEVLSGLRGLEIAAAMPQAHYVMAAIVGAAGLLPALAAVRAGKRLLLANKEALVVAGDLFMQEVKAHNALVLPIDSEHNAVFQCMPEDYQGNLMQSGVKRILLTASGGPFRETPVETLHDVTPDQACAHPNWEMGRKISVDSATMMNKGLEVIEAHWLFQAGADKIEVVLHPQSVIHSMVEYEDGSVLAQLGQPDMRTPIAHALAWPNRIQSGVESLDLFQIGRLDFEPPDPQRFPCLGLAYQAIQSGGTASAVLNAANEVAVDAFLNQRLGFTGIAEVVEETMQRQPVDQVKDLESLLEADRKARTMAEQVVQKRVSSCGIS
- a CDS encoding phosphatidate cytidylyltransferase, which gives rise to MLKQRVITALILAPLVISSVLLLPTGYVALLLAVVVLVGSREWARLSGFTDLPQQLLYTLLMLLLLCCSYLWLPPSWISVITGLAVVWWCFVLVRIMRYRSDQIPSENSLLKGLEGIIVLLPPWLALITLHQIPGFGPGLMLFVLMLIWSADVGAYFAGHRWGSHKLAPEVSPGKTREGVYGAMASALLCGFVLIWWLESSVLKSILILILCLVTMLSSVVGDLFESLLKRQRGMKDSGTLLPGHGGMLDRIDSLTAAAPVFLFGLTLLGEA
- a CDS encoding isoprenyl transferase, coding for MTKDSDTVVAELPRHLAIIMDGNGRWAKKRGLPRYAGHPAGVDAVRRVVEACVVRQIPVLTLFAFSSENWRRPAKEVNLIMDLFIRSLRKEVKRLDRNQVKLKVIGDRSAFSKKLQQQIADAEQQTASNQGLLLQVAANYGGRWDITQAARSLAQSVASGELSAEQIDEQALAQQLSFSGVPEPDLFIRTGGEKRISNFLLWQCAYTELYFTDLLWPDFDDQALEAAIQDFSGRQRRFGRTGEQVQGQTAEAS
- the frr gene encoding ribosome recycling factor, producing MIDDIKRDASTRMGKSVESLVHELAKVRTGRAHPSLLDHIRVDYYGSDVPISQVANINVEDARTLTVVPWEKNMVSVVEKAIMTSDLGLNPMSAGSVLRVPMPPLTEERRKDLIRVVRQEAEQAKVAVRNIRRDANHDLKDLVKEKMISEDDEHRGQELIQNLTDKHIKQVDELLEEKEKDLMEI